The genomic interval GGCGTGGGCGTTGAGCGTCGCCAGCGCGGGAGCGAGCGCGCGGTGCGGGGACCGGACGCCGTCGGCGATCTCGGCGGCGGTGAGCACGTTCCCCAGCTCGAGCGCCACCTCGGCGCGCGCCAGCGCGACCACCTCGGCGCACACCGGATGGTCCGCGGGATCCGGGTCCGCGAGGAGCGCGTCGGCCGGGATCCGGTCGCACAGGCAGACGACGTACGCCTCGGCGGCGCGCAGCAGGGCGCCGAACCCCGGCAGTCTCTCGCGCGCACCACGCAGCAGGTCGACCGCGGCGGCCAGGTCGCCCAGGTCGACCGCGCGCCACACCGCCTCCCAGAAGACGAGCATGGCCGCGTCGAGCACGTCGCCCGGACGCGAGTGCTGCAGCACGCACTCGATGCTCGCCGTGGGCGCACCGGTTCCCCGCAACGCCTCGACGAGGTCGAGGGCCGCGCCCGGGCTCGGGTCCGCCTCCCAGGCGTCGCGCTGCCGGTCGACCCAGGCGGTGGCGATGCGTCGCAGCCGTTCGCTGACGACGGCCGCGTGCGCGCGGCCCGGACCCTCGGTCCGGCACATGAGCGCACGGTGCGCGTACGCCCCCGCGCGCTCACGCACCAGCAACCGGCCGACGGGCGACCCCTCGCGCCGCAGGTGCGAGGCCAGCAAGGGCGGGACGAGGCCCACGAGGGTGCGCGGCCCGTCGGCCACGTCGTGAGCGAGCCCCGCCGACAGCAGCGCGTCGAGCGCCGGCTGCCCGAAGATCGTGACGGCCTCCTTCGGCTCCAGCGGACCGGTCAGCGCCAGCGCCGTCGCACAGTCACGGGCCGTGTCCGACGTGCCGGCCAGGAACGTGTCCGCGAGCGCCGCGAGCTCGTCCGACCACAGGGACCCGGGCGCGAACCACGCGCCCTCGCCCTCGGTCAGGGCCCCGGTGTGCCGGCCGACCCGCATCATCGCCCGGGCCAGCCCGAACGACCCGCCCGTCAGCGTCGCGACCCGGGACAGCGTCCTCTGGTCGAGGGGCGCCCCGAGGGTGTCGACCGCGATCCGCTGGATCCGGTCGTGGCTCAGCGGAGGCACGGCGAGCTGGACGAGGGGTGTCAGGCCGACGACGAGCCCGTCCGGGTCGAACCGCTGGGCGCCGCGCGTCGTCGCGACGAAGACGAGGCGCCGACGCCGGCACATGGCCAGCAGCGCGCCGACCGTCTGCTGGTCGAGGTCGTCGGCGTCGTCGCACACCACGAGCCAGCGTCTGGAGCCCAGGAGCCTCGACAGCTCCACGACCGCCTGCGGCGAGGAGCGCAGGCCCGACGAGAAGTCGAGGCCCGACAGCGCGAGGGCGGTGAAGGGCTCCTTGCGCCAGGCAGGGTTGCCGGTGACGGTCAGCACCCCGAAACCCTCGTTCCGGGCGCGTTCGGCGATCTCGAGCGCGAGGAGGCTGCGCCCCGACCGGCGCGGACCCACGAGGTGGACGCTGATGTCGTCCCGGAGGAAGTCGGACGCCGACGTCAGCAGCTCCCCGAACGTGTCCTCGAGAACGTTGCTGGACATCTGACCCACCCCTTCCGCGTCAGGTCCGGTCGGCTCGCCGTCGTACCTTCGGCCGCGAGGGGCGGCACGCCGAGGGTTCCGGCGCACGCTGTGCACGGTCGCGTCGTCGAGGGCGGTGCGTCCATTGTTGGTCACGGGCCAGGGGTCCTTCCTGGAGGGGTGCGCGACGAGCCCGCTTTGGGTACCGGCCGGTGCCGCAACGGGTACGTCCTTGCACGGACCCCGGCAACGCGTCGCCGCCGGGTGCGCGGTCGCGGGCCGCGGTCCGCAGGCTCGAGGGCGCGGACGCCGTCGGCGCCCTCGGGCGCCGCACCCCGCCACGGTGGGGGGCTTGCCCGGCGCCGACCGGCCTGCGTGTCGCTCACGGCGCTCTCCTGTCGGTCGGGGGCGGCGTCGTGCGGGGTGAACCGGCGGCGGGCGGCCTGGAGGAACCACCCGCCGCCGGCCGGTGCCGGTCGGCCATCGCCTGCCGACCGGCGATCTAGGGGGCCAGGAGATCCGTTCGAGTCCCGGCGCGCGCACTCACCCCCGCACCTGTCGCCTGCGCGGACGCCGTGGTCGCCTGCTGGCCCGGGGCGGCGAGCACGCGGCTCGGGCGGGCGGCCGGGCGAGGACCGAGGGTGCGGTGGCGCGGTCGCTGCACGTGCCCTGCACCTCCTTCGGCTCCGGTTTGCCCGAGCGGCGGGTGGTGTCCGCCGACCTCGTGCTGTCTGACTCGGACGGTAGGTGCCACGGGCGAGCTTCCGGAAGAGCGGCAGGAGACCCTGCGTGCCTGGTGCGAACCCGTCCGGCACGTTTCAGGGACGACCGTCCGCGACCTGCGCATTGACGTGATCTCGCTACGTAACGGGCCGGAACGTGCCACACCGCGACCGTCGTGCCCCCCAGCCCGGGTGGGTGCTCGCACCTCGCCACGGACCGCGACAGGCGCAGGCGTGCCCGCTAGCCTTGGCCGACGTGAGCACTCCGACGTCGCCCGCCACACCCGCCGCTCCCTCCGCCGACCTGCCGGCCCTGCGCGAGGAGTACGCCGCGCTCCAGGCGCGCGGTCTCGCGCTCGACCTGACGCGCGGCAAACCCTCAGCGGCCCAGCTCGACCTGGCCGAGCCGATGCTCGCCCTGCCCGGCCTGGGCGTCCACCGCGACCCGGACGGCACCGACGTGCGCAACTACGGCGGGCTCGCGGGCCTGCCCGGCCTGCGGCGCATCTTCGCCGAGCTGCTCGACGTGCCCGCCGAGCAGCTGCTCGCCCTGGGCAACGCCTCGCTCACCCTCATGCACGACGCGATGACCTACGCCCACCTGTGGGGGGTGCCCGGGTCGCAACAGCCCTGGGGGCGCGAGGACAAGATCACGTTCGTGTGCCCGGTGCCCGGGTACGACAGGCACTTCACCGTGTGCGAGGCCTTCGGCGTCCAGATGGTCACCGTGCCGATGACGCCCGACGGGCCCGACGCCGAGGCGGTGGCCGACCTCGTGGCGAACGACCCGTCGATCAAGGGCATGTGGGTCGTCCCGACGTACGCCAACCCCGACGGCGCCGTCGTCTCGCAGGCCGTGGCCCGGCGCCTGGTCAGCATGCCGACCGCAGCCCCCGACTTCCGCATCTTCTGGGACAACGCGTACGCCGTCCACCACCTGACGGAGCACGAGACCACGTCGGCGGACGTCCTGCGCCTGGCCGCCGAGGCAGGCAACCCCGACCGGCCCATCATGTTCGCCTCGACCTCGAAGATCTCGTTCGCCGGTGCGGGCGTGGCGTTCCTCGCGGCCTCACCCGCGAACATCGCCTGGTACACCCAGCACCTGAGCGTCCAGTCGATCGGCCCGGACAAGATCAACCAGCTCCGGCACCTGATGTTCTTCCGCGACGCCGAGGGCGTGCGCGCACACATGCGCAAGCACCGCGAGATCCTCGCCCCGAAGTTCGCCGCGGTGGACCGCGTGCTGACGCGCCGGCTGGGCGACCGCGGCGTCGCCACCTGGACGCGGCCGCAGGGCGGCTACTTCGTCTCGCTCGACGTCGTGCCCGGCACTGCGTCGCGCGTCGTCGAGCTCGCCGCGGGCGCGGGCATCGCGCTGACGCCCGCCGGGGCGACATTCCCCTACGGCCGCGACCCGCAGGGCTCCAACATCCGGCTCGCCCCGTCGATGCCCCCGCTCGCTGAGGTCGAGGAGGCCATGGACGCGGTGGCCACGTGCGTGCTGCTCGCTGCCGCGGAGGCCGCCGCCTGACACCACGGGCGCGGCGCCGTCACGACACGCCGCGCAGGCCGGCCGCCAGCCGGCTCCTGCAGCCGGTGCACAGCGCGGGCGCGCGTCCGCCGTCGGCGGCTGGCGTCGGCTGACCGGAGTGCTGCGTGCGGTCCCTGCTCCCGCACAGGTCGCACCGACGGCGCGTGCTCGCCAGCAGCACCCGCCCGAGGCAGGCGAGCGCGACCGCGATCACGGCGGCCTGCACGCCCCTGCCGCCCGTGCGGGGCAGCAGGCCGGCACCCGCGCCGCCCGCCGTGGCGGGCGACGTGTCGTCGTGGAGCGCGACGACGACGTCGAACTCCACGCGCCCGGAACCCTGCCCGGACCCCAGCGGGGCGGCGTCCGGGGCGACGGCGAACCCGACGCGCACGGGCACGCTCTGCCCCTTCGCGACATGCACCTCGGCCACGTCGGTGTCTGGCCCGTCACGCAGCGTTCCGAACTGCTCGCCCCCCGCCACACCCGCCACGTCCCACTCGAGCCGTACGGCACGCTCGAGCGCCCGGTCGGTACCCTCCGTGGTCAGGGCACGCAGCACCAGGTCCACCGACAGCAGGCCGTCGGCGGAGCCCGCGTTGGTCACCACGAGCGTGCGGGTCACGCGATCGCCTGGCACCATGACCCGGTCGCCGACGAAAGTCGCCTGGGCGGCCGCCTCCCCCGTCCGGCCCTGCCAGTCGAGGCGGACGGCGGGGCCGTCCCACGAGGCATGGATCGCACCAGCGGTCGGGTTCACGTCCGGCACGCCCGGCGCCGGATGCGCAGAGGCGCGCGCCACCTCGCCCGCGGGCGCGCCCGCGACGCCCACCTGCGCGCCCTCCCGCAGCGCCCCCGCCGCCGACCCGGCGACGACAGCCACCGCGAGGAGGACGAGCAGCACCGCGG from Xylanimonas allomyrinae carries:
- a CDS encoding helix-turn-helix transcriptional regulator; the protein is MSSNVLEDTFGELLTSASDFLRDDISVHLVGPRRSGRSLLALEIAERARNEGFGVLTVTGNPAWRKEPFTALALSGLDFSSGLRSSPQAVVELSRLLGSRRWLVVCDDADDLDQQTVGALLAMCRRRRLVFVATTRGAQRFDPDGLVVGLTPLVQLAVPPLSHDRIQRIAVDTLGAPLDQRTLSRVATLTGGSFGLARAMMRVGRHTGALTEGEGAWFAPGSLWSDELAALADTFLAGTSDTARDCATALALTGPLEPKEAVTIFGQPALDALLSAGLAHDVADGPRTLVGLVPPLLASHLRREGSPVGRLLVRERAGAYAHRALMCRTEGPGRAHAAVVSERLRRIATAWVDRQRDAWEADPSPGAALDLVEALRGTGAPTASIECVLQHSRPGDVLDAAMLVFWEAVWRAVDLGDLAAAVDLLRGARERLPGFGALLRAAEAYVVCLCDRIPADALLADPDPADHPVCAEVVALARAEVALELGNVLTAAEIADGVRSPHRALAPALATLNAHARMLGNDVRGAVEDNLRGLEEAYEDQDPQAVQHRSTAAMAGLYMSGRLDEADDVLERALSVSSVLPPRDPHRSGLLAMGAEVAVLQGRPEFARQMTVQPPVYRTVDGMFRGLLPSTLPARGPEPRPDDAAGVWEAVRERLERGHVASAVPFAVAAAELGRDLELTDSVCQVAARMESPVMRMLGEYVEAAVLADADRLADVTIRLGNLGVLGYAVQAAVTRGVLLYESGKLREAALAADEAWEMSEACGRHRAGFFVRLRSQVALSAREVEVVQARARWGSSSRAADALQASVRTVETHLYNASRKSGVSGADALAQAVATWLGE
- a CDS encoding aminotransferase class I/II-fold pyridoxal phosphate-dependent enzyme, with protein sequence MADVSTPTSPATPAAPSADLPALREEYAALQARGLALDLTRGKPSAAQLDLAEPMLALPGLGVHRDPDGTDVRNYGGLAGLPGLRRIFAELLDVPAEQLLALGNASLTLMHDAMTYAHLWGVPGSQQPWGREDKITFVCPVPGYDRHFTVCEAFGVQMVTVPMTPDGPDAEAVADLVANDPSIKGMWVVPTYANPDGAVVSQAVARRLVSMPTAAPDFRIFWDNAYAVHHLTEHETTSADVLRLAAEAGNPDRPIMFASTSKISFAGAGVAFLAASPANIAWYTQHLSVQSIGPDKINQLRHLMFFRDAEGVRAHMRKHREILAPKFAAVDRVLTRRLGDRGVATWTRPQGGYFVSLDVVPGTASRVVELAAGAGIALTPAGATFPYGRDPQGSNIRLAPSMPPLAEVEEAMDAVATCVLLAAAEAAA